AGACATCTGGCTGCACGCTGATTTAGCAAATTTTGTAAAAAAAGACTGAGATTTTCCTCCTGCTACATTAACAGCCATTGTATTGACATTATCATTGGCCTCTGTAAATAATTGATCATGAAAAAAACCTCCTACTACATAATTACCATCTTTATCTGCGGCCACTGCCGTAAATTCATCTATAACATAATAGTTACTGCGAATCTCTCCTGTTCCCAAAACATCTCCGGTATCTTTGTTAAGTCTCACCAATAAAGGATCTGATCGATCTCCATCAGGGCGCACCATGGCATAGCTTCCCCAGATATCAGACCAGCTTCCTTTGGCAAATGCTATTTCGTTTCCATTAATGGCAATTGTTCCTTTGGTAAAACGATAGCCAAACTGAAGGCCAGACATTCCATCCGGAATTCTTGCCCATTGTACTGTACCTGCTGCATTCATCTTCATAACAAAGGGAACGGCTTCAACATAGTTTCTCAGAGGAAAAGTATAGCTTCCGAAAGTTGCAGGCACCGTTATTCCGTTAAAATAACGTCCTGAAATATAAATATCTGAAGTAACCGGATCTTTTATAATGGAATGAATTTCATCATCCGTACTTGTAGTACCATTATTAAGTTCTTTTCGCCACACCTCAGCTCCGGTAGTACCATCAAAAGCAAACACATAAGCCGCCTTCGTAAACGGAACATTATTGTAGGAAAGATCAACCAGATTGCTAAAGCCGGGATCCATCCTTTTACCTGCAATGTAATAACGATTCAAACCTTCATCATAGACAACATTCACTTTTCCTTCTCTTCCCACAATATTTATTGCATTTCCTGTGATAGGAAGAAGCAAAGGAGCAACTGGAGTCATATTTCCACCATCATAATTGAACTTAACCGCATAATACTGATAAGTTGACGTAAAGGTTGAAGGTACTGTAATTAATCCATTTAAATGTGTTCCTGCTCTGAAACCCATTACAGCATGAATATTTTTGGCAGAATCCATATACATCATCTGCACATCGCACATACGGGAAAAATAGTTAACATCTCCCTGTAAAGGCTTACTCCATGCCAGTGTACCGTCTGAAGTATTATATTTCAACAGAAAAGCAGCTTTATGTGCAGGCTCTGTTGTCTGATCATAATAGGTATACAGAGGTTGTGTGTGGGTATCATCAAAATGTACGGGAACCGCATTTGGATCTCCGATATATGAATTGTTATAAATGGTAGCCATAACGTATAATCCACCGCTATTATCCACTTTAATATGCCATGCATTTTCTCCGTCTCCTGAACCTCCTATTGGCCTGGACCATCTTATATTTCCTGCACAGTCTGCAGAGAACAGAAAAAGATCACTCAGTCCGTAATTGTTTACAGAAGTACCATTCAGGTTTTGCCCCTGTTCACGCATTGTGGCAAGATAGTAGGTGTTATTGTTGTTATCTACTACAATATCCCTTATGGATTCATCAAAGACATAATGAAACCCCGGATCAGCAGAACCCGTAAGTCCTCCTGCCTGTTTTCCCCATTGCCATTGATAATTCTGACTAAAAGATAATCCTGGTAATATCAGCAGTAATCCCCACAGTTTGTTTTTTAGTTGTATCATAAAAATTCATTTAATTATCACATACTATAAAAAAACAGTGCTCTCCGAAGAGAACACTGCTTTATAAGCTACTAATTTTTAATTAGTTTTCCTTGTAATGATGTGTCTCCCGTTTGTACAATAACGATATAAACACCTTGCAGCCAGCTTGTAACTTCTACGTCTACCTCTCCGGAAGCCGTTTTCAGTTCCTTACGGAATTTGACATTGCCCATGGCATCAAAAACTGTAATCTGTTTTGCCAGTAATTTTTCATTACCTGTATTATACGAGATTTTCACTTTTTCTTTCGCAGGATTTGGTATCATTTTCAGAGAAGAAACTGAAGCAGCCATTACACTTCTTCCTGCGCTTCTCATACCCATCCAGTTAGGATCTACCGCTTTGGTAGTAAACTTACATGTTTCATTTGAGAATAAGATCTCATCAGTACCCTGGAAGTTTGAGTTTGGATAGAATGCCAACGGATTAGCGTTCATATCATATACCCCACCTGCCGGAATAGTAATAATGGAAGGAATATAAACTCCAAATCCATTAAGACTTGAAACTGTAAGGCTTATAGGCTGGCTTCCGCCATTGTGGATCACACCATATACATTATAGTGATCTCCAGCCCATTTCATGTCTTTGATATTTGCTTCCAGCTTACATTCTGTTTCGAATCCACATTCTTTACCTGGATAGTAATTCATGGTTCCCGAAGTAAACTGGCAACCCAAATGATCGATCTGAAGCTGATATGTTCCCGGAGCATTAATATACAACGGATAGATATAATCGTTGTTTCCGCTCTGGATATTGTTTCCGAACAACTGCCACTCATGATGATCAAAGATTCCCTTAGGTCCTAAAACATAATTCTTTCTAAGACATTCATCATAGCATCCTGTTGGGAACACCCACATCAGGCTCTCAAGGCTTAATGGAACCTGAGTATTGCCCACTACTTTACATCCGCTTGGCGCAGTGTAAATAACCTGATAAGCACCCCCTTCATTTACCGTAATAGACTGACCTGTCATTCCGTTGCTCCAATTGTAAACTCCTGCAGATGGACCTGATGCTGTTAACATAACCTGATAAGGCTGGCAGTTTACCATATTATAAGTTACCGAAATTGGGGCCGGCGGACTATTTACCGTAACGGTAAAGCTTTTACTGCTTGTACATCCTGATGTACCCGGAGTTCTTACTTCCAGAGTATAAACATACGTACCTGCTGTTAATGGCCCTGTACTTAAAGCAATTGGATAAGGAGAAGAAGTCCATGGTACAACTATTGAATTTCCTTTTTTCCATTGATATTCCAATGTATTATCCGTTACAATACCAGTAAGGACTGTTGAAGATCCTTCACAGATATTAGCTACTCCGGATATGTTAACATATGGAGGATTTTTCAGTGTCACAGGTATCGCTTTTGTACTCATAATGCTTGTTCTACATCCATCTGATGATACCAGCACCGGCCAGTAGTTACCAGATTGTGTTGGAGTGAACACAGGAGAGTTTGGCGCTCCTGATACAGGCTGAGAACCATTCATCCAGATATACTGGCTAGGAGATCCAAGGGTACTGGTAAATACGATATTAGGAGCACTTCCAATACATGCTACAAGAACAGGAGGCGCTATATCACCGTCAAGAGTTGCCTCTTTCACATTCACAGAAATGACCGCAGAAAGATATTCACATCCCTGAGGAGTTCTAATTTTCAGCTGAATGGTTCTTGTTCCTGCAGTATTATACGTTATCGTAGCATCTGACCCTGTCGTAATATACGATGTACCATCAAAGATCCAGGTATATGTATTTCCCGGAACATAGGTTATTGGACTAAACGTAATAGGCGAACGTGCACATAACCAGGCCGGAACCAGGAATGATGTATTAGGAATCGGAGCTAATGTAATAGTCTGCGTAGTGGTACACGTTGGTTTCCCAGGTGCAGACACTGTCATCGTAAAGGTATAAGTACCTGGTGTCAGATTATAAGTAGCTGATTGCCCTGTTTGAGTAGGCTGTCCCGGCGAAGTAAATGTATACGTAATAGATCCCGGATTAATTTCAAATATTGTAGAAGTGTTGAAAAGCGTTACACTGTATCCGTTTCCGCTACACACTGTACTGATATTGAATTTAGGCTCATAATTCTTTCTTACTTCTACTCCTTTACTGTACCAGCATGAACCGTATCTCAGACGTACAAAAACAATGTGTGCTCCTGCAAGATTAGTCTGATACACTGGTGAAGCTGTTCCCTGACCAGAAACTAAAGTAAGCATAGGATCAGACAACCATTGGATTTCGTCCGGAACTCCATTATAGGTTAAACCTGAAACTGTAATATTGTTACAAGCTGACCATGCTGGAACGAAGTTAATCTGAGGATTTGCCGTACAGCTTCCACTGCTTGGACAAGACTGAGTTACATTAATGTTTTGTGAAGAAACCACACAACCGTTAATATCTACAGCCTGTACTCTATAAGTTCCAAAAGCACCTGCTCCTGAGATAGTATATGAGTTGGTAGTTGCCCCCGGTATGATGGTATTATTTTTATACCATTGCCATGAAAGAATATTCGTAAGTCCCGTAGAACTGTTAGCCGTAATGGTATACGGTGTCATTGTTGTAGGATCACAAACTGCAATATTATATACCGGAGAAACAGTAATAATCGTTTCAGGGTATACAATAAAGTTAGCACTTGCGGTAGGTTTATAATTACATCCGTTCGTACCTGTATACGTTACAACAACCGTTTGAGAAACATTATTTCCTGAATTGTTCTGGATATATCCGTTATTCGGGAAGCTGTAAATTCCACTAGGGTTGAAGGCTGTAGTATAGGTTCCGCCAGGGAATGTGAAAGTCACATTCGTTGCTGAGGTAATGGTTCCCTGGTTAACTGTGAAAGTAAGGTTTGACCCTAAACAAATTCCGCCAACATTTGTGAAACTCACTACCGGAAGGGTAATTAAAGATATCGGCATAGTGATAATTTTCGTCACACCACACTTTACTATTTTTAAAACCAAGTCCGTAGTACTGGTTGAAGAAATCTCATTGAAGTTAACTGTAATATTAGCAGTACCCTGTCCTCCGATAACACTTCCAAAGTTGGAACTTGCAAATGACCATTCCATAAAATCCGGAACAATTCCATTCAGATTAGCACTGAAAGTTTGAGTGCTGCTCGGACAGAAAGGTCCTGAATTTGGATTAATAACAATCGTGCTAAGATCCAGTTTCGTTACATTGAACGATTTCGGAGCCGAAAGACATGCTGCGCTACTGATCGATTTATTCTGTGCAGACACTGTATATGATGTAGCACCAGCGTTAAATATAACCGTTACAGAAGGTCCCGCATTACTTCCCTGAATGGTTCCGTTGGTAACACTCCAAACCGGTACCATTCCCGAATCCACTGAGCTGATCGTATAAACATAAGGTTTTCCAGGGCATACTTTTGTTTCTCCGGAAATTGTTCCGTTAGGAGCCTGTGGAATTGGTAATACCTTAATAATTCTTGCATTACTTTCACAACCTCCACCCTGCTTAGTAGCTGTAATAGTATACGTTCCTGCTGTCGCAAAATTGTAGTTGAATATTCCCGTCATTACAGGAGAAGTATAAGTAGAACTTCCTGTGGTTACTTTCCAGATAACAGGCACGTTAGGAGAAGCCGTAAATCCCTGGCTTGTTCCTGCACAGATTTCATCTACGCCTCCACTTATCACTACCGGTGCCTCTACGATGATATCAATAGATGCCTGCCCTTCACATGTCAATAAAGTATTGAAATAATTAGCGGTAAGGTGATAAGTACCTGGCTGACTTGCTGAGAAAACAACTTCGTTTCTCTGCTGAGTATTAGTCAACAGACCTCCTGCAGGCCCCGATACATTCCATTGAACTTTCGTTGTAGGCCATTGAGGAATTGAATACGTGTACTGTCTTCCTGTACATATTACTTCCTGTCCTTTAACTTTTGCATTCTTTAAAACTACAGGAATTTTAATTGTCGTCCACTCAGGACAAGCACAATCAGACATATACATTACATATCCGAAGCCGTCAAGCGGATCTACCTGATCCCATACTACTTCGATTTCGTTACCGTTATTGTTGATAATTGATCCACCAATAACTTTCCATTGTCCTTTGTTACATCCATCCTGTGCAGTATATTTCTCAGTACTTCCTTCACATACTACAGAAGCACAGTTGATCTGTACAGGATCTGCTTTTAATACTTTGATCTGTTTTTTAATTTTATCCTGGCAGCCACACTTGTTGGTTACCGTTAATTGGATGGTATAATTTCCTGGATTAGCATACAAATGAGAGGGTTCAAAAGCGGTGGAAGTTGTACCATCGCCAAAATCCCAGAAGTAATTGATGATATCAGACCCTCCGTTCTGTTCGGAAAGATTGTCAAAATAAATGGTTGTATTTCTACATACCGTATCCCCCAAATTCAGTAATTCAAATTTAGCGATCGGTCTGTTAATCTTCACAATACAGATCGTCTGTGTTTCAACAGTTCCATCATTGTAGGTGATGACAGCCTGTAAAGATCCGTTACCTGCTGATCCCCAGCCCACATTGGCTATGGTATTCGCAGGCCCTGAAGTAGTTACCGTTCCTCCGGAGACCGTCCATTGTACAGCAGAAACATTAGGTCCCTGCACCTCATAGGTGACATTTGATGCCTCGCAGACACGCAGACATTGGGATGAATTGATGTAGGAAAAGGCGGTTCCGTTATCAGGGACCTGATCATCTTTCTCGCCACGGAATTCCTGGCATCCGACCTGAGCGGTCCATGTAATTCGAGCTTGAGCTTGTAGTACCCACGGTACCAAAAGCCAACATAGCAGGAGCCATCTGAAGATGTGCTGCCTACCAAAATAGGTGTTGTTTTTCATAGTTATTAAAAAAGTGTTATTAATTTTTTGTCAAATTAATAAAAAATTCAATACAATAATCATTTAATAGTGAAAAAATAACATAATTTTATAACTGAATTCCAATAATATAGATAAATTCATGCTTATATGTTATTTCACCACTCTATTAGTTATGCAAAAAAAATCCCCCTTTTCTTAATTTTTATGGCTACAGCCCATTTTAAACCAAATAAAATTCTAAATTTTAATGTATTAAATCCCAAAATAAACAACCAAAATAACAATTTGTTTATTTTTTACTAATAAAACAACTTTTTAATTAAAATTAATCACATTAAAAAAGCTAAAAATAAAACTGCTTGCCTATTCATTATTCTTAAATAACTTTCTATGCATTTTAACAGCTTCAGTCTTCTTGTATCCTTACGGCCCACCCAAAACCACAATGATATTCTCAGGCATGATAAAGGAGAATTGCTGACAAGATTAAAAAACTATATCTTTGTTTTTTAAGGCTTATCATAAACATTTTATTTGAAGATCTTTTCTATGAAAAACAACAGCTTTTTATTTTCTGCAAAAGGAATCTGTACTGCAGCTTTTCTTTCCTTAAACACAATCGTTTATGCACAGAAAACAGCAGACATCTCAACCATTTCAGAAAAAACATTACATACCATCCTGGAAAAAAACAGAACCTATTACACCCAGGGAAAAGTAGCAGATTACATTCCGGAACTGGGAAAAATGGATGCTAAAGCAATCGCTTTTTCAGTGGTAGATAAAAATGGAAAAGTATTCAACACCGGTGATGTAAGTAAGAAATTTACCATGCAGAGTATTTCTAAAATTATATCATTAATGGTTGCTGCCAACGAAAAAGGAGAAGCTCATATTTTTGATAAAATGGGATACTTTGGATCAGATAAACCTTTCAACCACTTTTCAAACCTTGAAACCACAGGAAAACCCCTTAATCCAATGATGAATGCCGGGGCTATTCTTACCACTTCACTGATCTCAGGAGATGGCGAGAAGCCATTCCTTAAAATACTGGATATGGTAAGATATATTACCAAAAATTCATCAATAGATTATAATAAATCAGTTTATGAATCCGAAAAATCGACGGGACATCGTAACCGCGGTATGTTTTACATCATGAAAAACAGCGGACTGATTTCAGGAAATGAAGACCAGCTGGACAACTATTTCAAGCAGTGTTCCATTGAACTTACCGCTGAAGATCTTGCAAAAATAGGTTACTTCTTTGCCAACCAATGTGTAAGATTCGACGGAGATTCCACCTATAAAAACGCAGATATGGCGAAACTGGTAGAATCACAGATGCTGACCGCAGGAATGTATGAATTCAGTGGCGAATATTCCAGAACAGTGGGCTTACCAAGCAAATCCGGCGTAGGAGGCGGAATTACCGTAAGTGTTCCCGGAAAAATAGGAATCGGAGTATTCAGCCCTGCTTTAGATCAGCATGGAAATTCACTGGCCGGATATCATATGATTTTAGATCTGGCAAAACAGTATGGGTTAAGCATATTTTAAATTCCTACCGTTCTTTATATAAACAGCTCACCAGATATTTGATTCAATAAAAGGTATTTTAATGTATTTGATCCGGGATCATCTTTAAAAGCCTTATTGGTTCAAAAAAACTCAACAACCAACAGATTCAAAAACAGTAAGTATATCAGATACTTACTGTTTTTTTATGAATTTCGGAAAGATATTTAAATTATTCTTAAAAATACCTATCTGTTTATTTATCAAAAAGATAGAAAAAATTCACAAATAATTCAAATTAAATCACATTATATTGATTAATTTTATTTAAATTCGCCTTGCCATTTTATCAGATTGATAAAGGTAATTCTTACATTTCAGAACCCTATTCATTGTATATTATCTTTTTGTAATATACCTAAAAACAAATCTCTTGTTTTTGAAATATTTTATTTTTTATTCCTATATTTGCTTAACATTTTTTTAACTATAAATATTTATAGTTAAAATTTATAAGATTGTACCGGCCATGTTTCTAAGAATAAGGGAACAATAAATATACTTTAATAGTATTTGAATAATTGATATTTTCATATTAAAAAATCATTATCAAATAGCATTTATCATTGAAGATATATTATAGTTTTATTATTTTTATTTCCTCATAACAGAAAATTGTTATTTATACGAATAACATTGGTGTTTTGCTATGAGATATCATTAATCATTTCTATACCGTAAATGCTATGAAAAACTTGACCAAAATCAGGCTGATGTCTTTTGAAAAGCCGGATATAACTACCACAACCCAAAATCTATCCCATACCGATAGATTATTAAATAATTACCACAAAACAACACCTATTGTTAACGATTTAATAAAAACAATTTTTACTATATCGTAGCAAAGAGTAATGGTCTTACGATCGAAAGATCTTGCATTCTGTTATGGAACTCTTGCTATCATTCAATAATTCAATTAACACGCCATGAAAAAATTAACCATTATTGGACTGACGCCTTTTGAAAAGCCGGACGTTAACCTTATATCTAGACTGCACCAGGCGGGTGCACTTCCCGTTCTAAGTTTAGG
This region of Chryseobacterium culicis genomic DNA includes:
- a CDS encoding T9SS type A sorting domain-containing protein, which encodes MIQLKNKLWGLLLILPGLSFSQNYQWQWGKQAGGLTGSADPGFHYVFDESIRDIVVDNNNNTYYLATMREQGQNLNGTSVNNYGLSDLFLFSADCAGNIRWSRPIGGSGDGENAWHIKVDNSGGLYVMATIYNNSYIGDPNAVPVHFDDTHTQPLYTYYDQTTEPAHKAAFLLKYNTSDGTLAWSKPLQGDVNYFSRMCDVQMMYMDSAKNIHAVMGFRAGTHLNGLITVPSTFTSTYQYYAVKFNYDGGNMTPVAPLLLPITGNAINIVGREGKVNVVYDEGLNRYYIAGKRMDPGFSNLVDLSYNNVPFTKAAYVFAFDGTTGAEVWRKELNNGTTSTDDEIHSIIKDPVTSDIYISGRYFNGITVPATFGSYTFPLRNYVEAVPFVMKMNAAGTVQWARIPDGMSGLQFGYRFTKGTIAINGNEIAFAKGSWSDIWGSYAMVRPDGDRSDPLLVRLNKDTGDVLGTGEIRSNYYVIDEFTAVAADKDGNYVVGGFFHDQLFTEANDNVNTMAVNVAGGKSQSFFTKFAKSACSQMSVEETAAQAGIQLYPNPVQEVLNIRSREPLVSYEIFGATGQLVKQGTLNMMQEQIVVSSLQTGVYYVKLKTKSSTVTEKILKK
- a CDS encoding PKD domain-containing protein yields the protein MKNNTYFGRQHIFRWLLLCWLLVPWVLQAQARITWTAQVGCQEFRGEKDDQVPDNGTAFSYINSSQCLRVCEASNVTYEVQGPNVSAVQWTVSGGTVTTSGPANTIANVGWGSAGNGSLQAVITYNDGTVETQTICIVKINRPIAKFELLNLGDTVCRNTTIYFDNLSEQNGGSDIINYFWDFGDGTTSTAFEPSHLYANPGNYTIQLTVTNKCGCQDKIKKQIKVLKADPVQINCASVVCEGSTEKYTAQDGCNKGQWKVIGGSIINNNGNEIEVVWDQVDPLDGFGYVMYMSDCACPEWTTIKIPVVLKNAKVKGQEVICTGRQYTYSIPQWPTTKVQWNVSGPAGGLLTNTQQRNEVVFSASQPGTYHLTANYFNTLLTCEGQASIDIIVEAPVVISGGVDEICAGTSQGFTASPNVPVIWKVTTGSSTYTSPVMTGIFNYNFATAGTYTITATKQGGGCESNARIIKVLPIPQAPNGTISGETKVCPGKPYVYTISSVDSGMVPVWSVTNGTIQGSNAGPSVTVIFNAGATSYTVSAQNKSISSAACLSAPKSFNVTKLDLSTIVINPNSGPFCPSSTQTFSANLNGIVPDFMEWSFASSNFGSVIGGQGTANITVNFNEISSTSTTDLVLKIVKCGVTKIITMPISLITLPVVSFTNVGGICLGSNLTFTVNQGTITSATNVTFTFPGGTYTTAFNPSGIYSFPNNGYIQNNSGNNVSQTVVVTYTGTNGCNYKPTASANFIVYPETIITVSPVYNIAVCDPTTMTPYTITANSSTGLTNILSWQWYKNNTIIPGATTNSYTISGAGAFGTYRVQAVDINGCVVSSQNINVTQSCPSSGSCTANPQINFVPAWSACNNITVSGLTYNGVPDEIQWLSDPMLTLVSGQGTASPVYQTNLAGAHIVFVRLRYGSCWYSKGVEVRKNYEPKFNISTVCSGNGYSVTLFNTSTIFEINPGSITYTFTSPGQPTQTGQSATYNLTPGTYTFTMTVSAPGKPTCTTTQTITLAPIPNTSFLVPAWLCARSPITFSPITYVPGNTYTWIFDGTSYITTGSDATITYNTAGTRTIQLKIRTPQGCEYLSAVISVNVKEATLDGDIAPPVLVACIGSAPNIVFTSTLGSPSQYIWMNGSQPVSGAPNSPVFTPTQSGNYWPVLVSSDGCRTSIMSTKAIPVTLKNPPYVNISGVANICEGSSTVLTGIVTDNTLEYQWKKGNSIVVPWTSSPYPIALSTGPLTAGTYVYTLEVRTPGTSGCTSSKSFTVTVNSPPAPISVTYNMVNCQPYQVMLTASGPSAGVYNWSNGMTGQSITVNEGGAYQVIYTAPSGCKVVGNTQVPLSLESLMWVFPTGCYDECLRKNYVLGPKGIFDHHEWQLFGNNIQSGNNDYIYPLYINAPGTYQLQIDHLGCQFTSGTMNYYPGKECGFETECKLEANIKDMKWAGDHYNVYGVIHNGGSQPISLTVSSLNGFGVYIPSIITIPAGGVYDMNANPLAFYPNSNFQGTDEILFSNETCKFTTKAVDPNWMGMRSAGRSVMAASVSSLKMIPNPAKEKVKISYNTGNEKLLAKQITVFDAMGNVKFRKELKTASGEVDVEVTSWLQGVYIVIVQTGDTSLQGKLIKN
- the glsA gene encoding glutaminase A → MKNNSFLFSAKGICTAAFLSLNTIVYAQKTADISTISEKTLHTILEKNRTYYTQGKVADYIPELGKMDAKAIAFSVVDKNGKVFNTGDVSKKFTMQSISKIISLMVAANEKGEAHIFDKMGYFGSDKPFNHFSNLETTGKPLNPMMNAGAILTTSLISGDGEKPFLKILDMVRYITKNSSIDYNKSVYESEKSTGHRNRGMFYIMKNSGLISGNEDQLDNYFKQCSIELTAEDLAKIGYFFANQCVRFDGDSTYKNADMAKLVESQMLTAGMYEFSGEYSRTVGLPSKSGVGGGITVSVPGKIGIGVFSPALDQHGNSLAGYHMILDLAKQYGLSIF